In Apium graveolens cultivar Ventura chromosome 10, ASM990537v1, whole genome shotgun sequence, the following are encoded in one genomic region:
- the LOC141691800 gene encoding uncharacterized protein LOC141691800, which produces MYKERKFTKFGDLLSTLLVAEHNHELVIKNHQFRPTGLVPLPEVNNMSFQQNVRGKGYRGGQGQGRYRGRGRSHEHFRPYNNSGHRKWQSESQGKRKAPQGGKTENVCYRCDMDGHWTRNCHAPNHLVSLYQSSQKPKEKMVEINFANNNIDDFPKIKIGGISINGPNEPNKTPIWEAED; this is translated from the coding sequence ATGTACAAGGAGCGCAAATTTACTAAGTTCGGGGATCTTCTATCAACTCTCCTTGTTGCTGAACATAATCATGAATTGGTGATTAAGAATCATCAATTTCGTCCAACAGGACTCGTCCCATTACCTGAAGTAAATAACATGTCATTCCAGCAGAATGTACGTGGAAAAGGGTATAGAGGTGGACAGGGCCAAGGTCGGTATCGTGGACGAGGTCGGAGCCACGAGCATTTTCGTCCATATAACAACTCTGGTCACCGTAAGTGGCAATCTGAATCACAGGGTAAAAGAAAGGCACCACAAGGAGGAAAAACTGAAAATGTTTGCTATAGGTGCGACATGGATGGGCACTGGACACGTAATTGTCATGCCCCAAATCATCTTGTTAGTCTATACCAATCTTCTCAAAAACCAAAAGAGAAAATGGTAGAAATAAATTTCGCCAACAACAACATAGATGATTTCCCGaaaatcaaaattggaggaataagCATTAATGGTCCGAATGAACCTAACAAAACTCCTATATGGGAGGCTGAAGATTAG